The Microbacterium sp. KUDC0406 genome includes a window with the following:
- a CDS encoding dihydrolipoamide acetyltransferase family protein: MSVATARIFRLPDLGEGLTEAGLVQWLVAVGDTVTVDQPIAEVETAKSVVELPTPFAGVVTALHGAEGETIAVGAPVLEVADAADAAALRSSSEERSDERAQQDEVTRSAEVPEDSTLLEAHRQEEQAGSGNVLIGYGTPERATSGRRRRPAARAASDHRAPNPTGPASQHTAEAPPAPKPGTRSAPVAVRNPIVRRLARDLGLDVSTIVATGVDGAITRADVLRAAVDKAVDHAAAAHAATASDAAPAAGPASASGDPCGLAIRSQEPLSPLRRAASATLSRSRAEIPEATVWLDVDATELWNARRAMAPEGGRAPSMTALIARFTLLALEDFPILASRLSADATELTVFDGVSLGIAADTPRGLVVPVIPRAHAMDLDTLDAAVRDAADAARAGTLEPSRMRGSTFTLNNYGSLGVDGSAAIINPPNVAIFGIGRMIERPWVVDGQIVPRRIAQLSLVFDHRVCDGGYASGFLRRVTELIEHPLRAFGRL; this comes from the coding sequence ATGAGCGTCGCCACCGCCCGGATCTTCCGGTTGCCCGATCTCGGCGAGGGCCTCACCGAGGCCGGCCTCGTGCAATGGCTGGTCGCCGTCGGCGACACCGTCACCGTCGACCAGCCCATCGCAGAGGTTGAGACCGCGAAGAGTGTCGTGGAGCTTCCGACGCCGTTCGCCGGCGTGGTCACCGCGCTGCACGGCGCCGAGGGCGAGACGATCGCGGTGGGTGCGCCGGTGCTGGAGGTCGCGGATGCCGCGGACGCCGCCGCCCTCCGGTCCTCGAGCGAGGAGCGCAGTGACGAGCGGGCGCAGCAAGACGAAGTGACGAGAAGCGCCGAGGTCCCCGAGGACTCCACGCTGCTGGAGGCCCATCGCCAGGAGGAACAAGCCGGCTCGGGAAACGTGCTGATCGGCTACGGCACCCCTGAGCGCGCGACGTCGGGCCGGCGTCGCCGCCCGGCGGCACGCGCAGCTTCGGACCACCGCGCGCCGAACCCCACCGGGCCCGCCTCGCAACACACCGCGGAAGCGCCACCCGCCCCGAAGCCCGGCACGCGCTCGGCCCCGGTCGCCGTCCGCAACCCGATCGTGCGCAGGCTCGCCCGCGACCTCGGGCTCGATGTGAGCACCATCGTCGCGACCGGGGTCGACGGCGCGATCACCCGGGCCGACGTGCTGCGCGCCGCCGTCGACAAGGCCGTTGATCACGCCGCGGCCGCGCATGCGGCGACAGCGTCCGACGCGGCACCCGCGGCCGGCCCTGCATCCGCGTCCGGCGATCCCTGCGGTCTGGCGATCCGCTCCCAGGAGCCGCTGTCGCCGCTGCGGCGCGCGGCGAGCGCCACGCTCAGCCGCAGCCGCGCCGAGATCCCCGAGGCGACCGTCTGGCTCGACGTCGACGCGACCGAGCTCTGGAACGCCCGGAGGGCGATGGCCCCGGAGGGCGGGCGCGCACCGTCGATGACCGCCCTGATCGCCCGGTTCACGCTTCTCGCGCTGGAGGACTTCCCGATCCTGGCATCCCGCCTCTCCGCCGACGCCACCGAGCTCACGGTGTTCGACGGGGTGAGCCTGGGCATCGCGGCGGACACACCGCGCGGCCTCGTCGTGCCGGTGATCCCCCGCGCCCATGCGATGGACCTCGACACGCTCGACGCCGCAGTGCGGGATGCCGCAGATGCGGCCCGTGCGGGCACGCTCGAGCCGTCACGGATGCGCGGGTCGACCTTCACGCTGAACAACTACGGCAGCCTGGGCGTCGACGGTTCCGCGGCGATCATCAACCCGCCGAACGTCGCGATCTTCGGCATCGGCCGCATGATCGAGCGCCCCTGGGTCGTGGACGGGCAGATCGTGCCGCGCCGCATCGCTCAGCTCTCGCTCGTGTTCGACCACCGGGTCTGCGACGGCGGGTACGCCTCGGGCTTCCTGCGACGCGTGACCGAGCTGATCGAGCATCCGCTGCGCGCCTTCGGGAGGCTGTGA
- a CDS encoding thiamine pyrophosphate-dependent dehydrogenase E1 component subunit alpha yields MKSSRGLDDRSREAHAGERTRSARRRSDDRPAPRDTPVQLIDETGQAHADEQYRMPASDALREAYRMLVEGRRLNEQCTALVKQGRLAVYPSSHGQEACQVAAAMVLGEGDWLFPTYRDTVAVVGRGVRPADAMVMLRGDWHGGYDPAVYGVAPQATPLATQLLHAVGFAHAAKMRGEDTVVLALCGDGATSEGDFHEAMNFAAVFHVPVVFLVQNNGFAISVPLSRQTAATSLAHKAIGYGMPGQGVDGNDVAAVLSVLTAAVDRAREGGGPSLVEAHTYRMQPHTNADDDTRYRERDEVQLWIARDPITRMSTHLRASGALDDDAQQTIAEGAERMASDLRDAMNVDPEIDPEDLFRWVTAQRSPQLAEQWELLRGEIDRDRMVTTEGGAR; encoded by the coding sequence ATGAAATCGTCCCGTGGTCTGGATGATCGCTCGCGCGAGGCGCATGCTGGCGAGAGGACACGTTCGGCAAGGAGGCGGAGCGATGACAGACCTGCTCCCCGGGACACCCCGGTTCAGCTCATCGATGAGACCGGTCAGGCGCATGCCGACGAGCAATACCGGATGCCGGCATCCGACGCACTTCGCGAGGCGTATCGCATGCTCGTCGAGGGTCGGCGCCTGAACGAGCAGTGCACCGCGCTCGTCAAGCAGGGCCGCCTCGCGGTCTATCCGTCGTCGCACGGCCAGGAGGCCTGCCAGGTCGCGGCGGCCATGGTGCTCGGCGAGGGCGACTGGCTGTTCCCGACCTATCGCGACACCGTCGCGGTGGTCGGCCGCGGCGTGCGCCCCGCCGATGCGATGGTCATGCTGCGCGGCGACTGGCACGGCGGCTATGACCCCGCGGTCTACGGCGTCGCCCCGCAGGCCACCCCGCTCGCGACCCAGCTGCTGCACGCGGTCGGCTTCGCGCACGCCGCGAAGATGCGCGGCGAGGACACCGTCGTGCTCGCGCTGTGCGGCGATGGTGCCACCAGCGAGGGTGATTTCCACGAAGCGATGAACTTCGCCGCGGTGTTCCACGTGCCCGTGGTGTTCCTGGTGCAGAACAACGGGTTCGCGATCTCGGTGCCGCTCTCGCGGCAGACCGCCGCGACCTCGCTCGCACACAAGGCGATCGGTTACGGGATGCCGGGGCAGGGTGTCGACGGCAACGACGTCGCCGCCGTGCTGTCGGTGCTCACCGCCGCTGTGGATCGCGCCAGGGAAGGCGGCGGACCGTCGCTCGTCGAGGCGCACACCTATCGGATGCAGCCGCACACGAACGCCGACGACGACACCCGCTACCGCGAGCGCGACGAGGTGCAGCTGTGGATCGCGCGCGATCCGATCACCCGCATGAGCACGCACCTGCGAGCATCCGGAGCCCTCGACGACGATGCGCAGCAGACGATCGCCGAGGGCGCGGAGCGCATGGCATCCGATCTGCGCGACGCGATGAACGTCGATCCCGAGATCGATCCCGAGGACCTGTTCCGGTGGGTGACCGCGCAGCGGTCGCCGCAGCTCGCGGAGCAGTGGGAGCTGCTGCGGGGCGAGATCGACCGTGACCGGATGGTCACGACCGAAGGAGGCGCACGATGA
- a CDS encoding nucleotidyltransferase domain-containing protein, whose product MGRAAMLLRNARQDAGLTQPALAARARVPQSVISEYESGRREPSVSALETLLGAVGLGLTTAPRSTALSTVREHAAELQSEFAALGATGIAVFGSVARGDDHEGSDVDLLVDLAPDTGLFALLRLQTTAERILGRSVDVVPRSDLKPTVRRNAQREAVPL is encoded by the coding sequence ATGGGTCGAGCGGCGATGCTGTTGCGCAACGCCCGGCAGGACGCCGGGCTCACGCAGCCTGCGCTCGCCGCCAGAGCGAGGGTTCCGCAGAGCGTCATCAGCGAGTACGAGAGCGGCCGACGCGAACCCTCCGTCTCCGCGCTCGAGACGCTCCTCGGCGCGGTGGGGCTCGGCCTGACGACGGCCCCGCGTTCCACCGCTCTCAGCACGGTCCGGGAGCACGCCGCCGAGCTGCAGAGCGAGTTTGCAGCGCTGGGCGCAACCGGCATCGCCGTGTTCGGCAGCGTCGCCCGAGGCGACGATCACGAGGGCAGTGACGTGGACCTGCTCGTGGATCTCGCGCCGGACACCGGCCTCTTCGCGCTCTTGCGTCTGCAGACGACCGCGGAGCGCATTCTGGGCCGCAGCGTCGACGTCGTCCCTCGCTCGGATCTGAAGCCCACCGTCCGCCGCAACGCGCAGCGCGAGGCCGTGCCACTGTGA
- a CDS encoding HepT-like ribonuclease domain-containing protein, with translation MSRDAGSRLQDILVACETIARYIERADADDEIVFDAIRIRLVEIGEAVKDLDPALLTSEPTIPWPEITRMRDTLAHRYFDTAHSIVNATARNDVPDLASAARRLLARLEAQPADE, from the coding sequence GTGAGTCGGGATGCCGGTTCGCGCCTGCAGGACATCCTCGTCGCGTGCGAGACCATCGCCCGGTACATCGAGCGTGCCGATGCCGACGACGAGATCGTATTCGACGCCATCCGCATCCGGCTCGTCGAGATCGGCGAGGCCGTCAAGGATCTCGATCCGGCACTGCTCACGTCGGAACCGACGATCCCCTGGCCGGAGATCACACGTATGCGCGACACTCTGGCGCATCGGTACTTCGACACTGCACATTCGATCGTGAACGCCACTGCTCGCAACGACGTCCCCGACCTCGCCTCCGCCGCTCGTCGGCTCCTCGCACGTCTGGAAGCACAGCCGGCAGACGAGTGA
- a CDS encoding site-specific integrase, translating into MAVRPSRRDSGSTDVGASRAASKLRSHGSPAASERDLFAIRAHRAQQDARGCPRRHRCSVRSHPLHADLDQLLFGMLARLGLRPGEALELQVEDFDETSASLSVPGWGGHRRRVLVDDRQILLRLSNYIRYTANPAGPLFTARGRDTPLRYQSVQHRWGQYCAEAGVVLQLSELRQAHAAELLAGGVPEHVVRERLGQRSGALGAAVSFSAADSDAALTAWHERREAEVASAGVSEKFRGHAG; encoded by the coding sequence GTGGCCGTCCGCCCGAGCCGCCGCGACTCGGGCTCGACGGATGTCGGCGCTTCGCGGGCTGCTTCGAAGCTGCGGTCGCATGGATCTCCTGCCGCCTCAGAGCGAGATCTCTTCGCCATCCGAGCCCACCGCGCGCAACAAGACGCGCGGGGATGTCCGCGCCGACATCGATGCAGTGTTCGCAGCCATCCCCTGCACGCCGACCTCGATCAGTTGCTGTTCGGGATGCTCGCACGCCTCGGGCTTCGCCCCGGCGAGGCGCTGGAGCTGCAGGTCGAGGACTTCGACGAGACGTCCGCATCCCTGTCGGTGCCCGGCTGGGGCGGTCATCGCAGACGTGTTCTCGTCGATGATCGACAGATCCTGCTGCGACTGAGCAATTACATCCGTTACACCGCGAACCCTGCCGGTCCCCTGTTCACCGCACGAGGGCGCGACACACCATTGCGCTACCAGTCGGTTCAGCATCGCTGGGGGCAGTACTGCGCCGAGGCCGGCGTCGTCCTGCAGCTCTCCGAGCTGAGACAGGCTCACGCGGCGGAGCTGCTCGCAGGCGGTGTACCGGAGCACGTCGTCCGCGAGCGGCTCGGCCAGCGCTCGGGCGCGCTCGGTGCCGCGGTCTCGTTCTCCGCTGCAGACAGCGACGCGGCGCTCACCGCATGGCACGAGCGCCGCGAAGCGGAA